A stretch of the Paenibacillus dendritiformis genome encodes the following:
- a CDS encoding quinone-dependent dihydroorotate dehydrogenase, with the protein MLYRYIAKPLLFKMDPEQAHHLVIGGMSKAGRIPGVPALLRGVYGVGEHPALKTELFGLSFHTPIGLAAGLDKNAEAVSGLSSVGFGFMEVGTVTPKGQPGNEKPRMFRLPPDEALINRMGFNNKGADSMLRSLSALPKRPIPVWVNIGKNKVTPNELAQDDYLSCLRTLYPVADLFVINISSPNTPDLRNLQHGDELKSLLQAAVGEMKRLNAEHGRSKAVLVKIAPDVSDGELEQMTSTIMASGVSGIIATNTTLSRMGAEHSNRLEAGGLSGRPLEERSTQVVSRLYRLTNGSIPIIGSGGVFSAEDAYRKIRAGASLVEIYTGFIYRGPGINRDVAAGLARLLERDGFRNISEAVGADHRRND; encoded by the coding sequence TTGTTGTATCGATATATTGCAAAACCTCTGCTGTTTAAAATGGATCCGGAGCAGGCGCATCATCTCGTCATCGGGGGGATGAGCAAAGCGGGCCGGATTCCGGGCGTGCCAGCGCTGCTGAGAGGGGTATACGGGGTTGGAGAGCATCCGGCCTTGAAGACCGAGCTATTCGGCTTGTCCTTCCATACGCCGATTGGATTGGCCGCCGGCCTGGACAAGAACGCGGAGGCGGTGAGCGGGCTGTCCTCAGTCGGCTTCGGGTTCATGGAAGTGGGAACCGTAACCCCCAAGGGTCAGCCGGGGAACGAGAAGCCGCGCATGTTCCGCCTGCCTCCGGACGAGGCGCTTATCAACCGGATGGGCTTCAACAACAAGGGAGCGGACAGCATGCTGCGGTCGCTGTCGGCGCTTCCGAAGCGGCCGATTCCGGTATGGGTCAACATCGGCAAGAACAAGGTGACGCCGAACGAGCTGGCGCAGGATGATTATTTGTCCTGTCTGCGGACACTCTATCCGGTAGCAGACTTGTTCGTCATCAATATCAGCTCGCCCAACACGCCAGATCTGCGCAATCTTCAGCATGGAGACGAATTGAAGTCGCTGCTGCAGGCGGCGGTCGGGGAAATGAAGCGGCTCAATGCGGAGCATGGGCGGAGCAAGGCCGTGCTGGTCAAAATCGCCCCCGACGTGTCCGACGGCGAGCTGGAGCAAATGACGAGTACAATTATGGCGAGCGGCGTGTCCGGCATTATCGCGACGAACACGACGCTGTCCCGCATGGGAGCCGAGCACAGCAACCGGCTGGAGGCCGGCGGCTTGAGCGGGCGTCCGCTGGAGGAGCGATCGACCCAGGTCGTGTCCCGGCTGTACCGCCTGACGAATGGCTCGATCCCGATTATCGGCTCGGGCGGCGTATTCAGCGCAGAGGACGCCTACCGCAAGATTCGGGCCGGCGCCAGTCTGGTAGAGATTTACACCGGCTTCATCTACCGGGGCCCGGGCATCAACCGGGATGTGGCGGCGGGGCTGGCCCGCTTGCTGGAACGGGACGGGTTCCGGAATATATCCGAAGCCGTCGGCGCAGATCATCGGCGCAACGATTAA
- a CDS encoding L,D-transpeptidase produces MPPQSGQSAPQWSKKDQAYMKEYLESHPDNRMAWYLLGKQYERSGEQGKANYCFNQAGDIYKAFENEPLPQETVEEQVKERMERERRRRTKARRRRTGLLAILFLLLLVLLPGGEAAAPDGTRLRVQREKGPAPAAPQEEAAGGTFYRLVAAGDDEGYARVLKGILEKERRRNGEDAVVRMKADEGWVIWSREPEPVLLAISPSEGGPIEMLPLADPDCRCEEERLTVSQGAALWAEASEQRLIAKSALTAYVKQGKSAPDQWSAMARAYPANAVSGTSATIEQAYAEVLKVYRSGMDRGSKRKRGEQALSRMWADEADPFREPIRIVVDKKRHRLGVVSGRILLRNYEIGLGGSRTPKGKFVISEKVVNPNGSATGTFGSRGMTLSDTLYAIHGTNEPDSIGRDESLGCIRMLPDDVEELFDMVPIGTEVSIESDVLPGALRIPQPEGRYRLDLTPKQENPHKVYRWLD; encoded by the coding sequence ATGCCGCCTCAATCCGGCCAATCGGCTCCCCAATGGTCCAAAAAAGACCAAGCCTATATGAAGGAGTACCTGGAATCTCATCCGGACAACCGGATGGCCTGGTATTTGCTGGGCAAGCAATATGAGCGTTCCGGGGAGCAAGGGAAAGCCAACTACTGCTTCAACCAGGCAGGAGATATCTATAAAGCGTTCGAGAACGAGCCTCTGCCGCAGGAGACGGTGGAGGAGCAGGTGAAGGAGCGGATGGAGCGCGAGAGGCGGCGCCGGACGAAGGCCCGCCGGCGGCGGACCGGGTTATTGGCCATTCTGTTCCTTCTGCTGCTTGTTCTCTTGCCCGGGGGAGAGGCCGCGGCACCCGACGGAACGCGTCTCCGCGTTCAGCGGGAGAAGGGCCCTGCGCCGGCGGCGCCGCAAGAGGAGGCCGCTGGAGGCACCTTCTACCGGCTGGTGGCGGCTGGAGATGACGAGGGCTATGCGCGTGTCTTGAAGGGGATCCTGGAGAAGGAGCGAAGACGGAATGGCGAGGATGCCGTCGTTCGGATGAAGGCCGACGAAGGGTGGGTCATCTGGTCGCGGGAGCCCGAGCCCGTTCTGTTGGCCATCTCGCCATCCGAAGGCGGGCCGATCGAGATGCTGCCGCTCGCGGATCCCGATTGCCGCTGCGAGGAGGAGAGGCTGACGGTGAGCCAAGGCGCGGCGCTGTGGGCCGAAGCGAGCGAGCAGCGGCTGATTGCCAAGTCGGCCCTGACGGCCTACGTCAAGCAGGGCAAGTCGGCCCCGGATCAGTGGTCCGCCATGGCGAGAGCCTATCCGGCGAATGCCGTATCCGGGACGTCGGCGACGATTGAACAGGCTTATGCGGAGGTGCTGAAGGTATACCGCAGCGGGATGGACCGCGGCTCGAAGCGGAAGCGGGGCGAGCAGGCGCTCTCCCGCATGTGGGCGGATGAGGCCGATCCGTTCCGGGAGCCGATTCGCATCGTGGTCGACAAAAAACGGCATCGCCTGGGGGTCGTGAGCGGCCGCATCCTGCTCCGCAACTATGAGATCGGGCTGGGGGGCAGCCGCACGCCGAAGGGGAAGTTCGTCATCTCGGAGAAGGTGGTGAATCCGAATGGCTCCGCGACCGGCACCTTCGGAAGCCGGGGGATGACGCTGTCCGATACGCTCTACGCGATTCATGGCACCAATGAGCCGGACAGCATCGGCCGGGACGAATCGCTGGGATGTATCCGCATGCTGCCGGACGATGTCGAGGAACTGTTCGACATGGTGCCGATCGGGACGGAAGTGAGCATTGAATCGGACGTGCTGCCCGGCGCGCTGCGAATCCCCCAGCCGGAAGGACGCTACCGGCTCGATCTGACGCCGAAGCAGGAGAACCCTCATAAGGTTTACCGCTGGCTGGATTAA